In Pochonia chlamydosporia 170 chromosome 3, whole genome shotgun sequence, the following are encoded in one genomic region:
- a CDS encoding muconate cycloisomerase I, MLE (similar to Metarhizium robertsii ARSEF 23 XP_007823929.1) has translation MHSHSTQEDPEWSTASADCRLDFHVGSFNVPYIFTLQFNPSNNQLSVSSITNATGPHSWLSLSPDQRTLYATAWTEPISTIAAYRSVDSGDALQLLGSKPVRNKPGYVSCSDTHIYCVGGNTGEVFRVDRNGGIGDLVQELDFAIDEEHEKPDTGASRHSVPHGDFGGLRHGAHGCDLSHDEKALFVADIGRNCTWSFSVNKTEKLVLQDQQKHVAPRADDGPRHVWPHPNGKVLYVVQEHSSIVDVFYIQRDRAGVVKSLNHAHGASLLPEGECAAHYWADEVRLSTESNPRYLFASTRGLESHTNGYVCVFGLNQNGTLTQTVAIDIWETPTSGGIANAIEPAPWSTRVSQACPSKHFIAMTDSEACKVFILSFDGKTICMVNSTVLEVPMRNQVGQKMLAQPATAIWVRPKA, from the coding sequence ATGCATAGCCACAGCACTCAAGAGGATCCGGAGTGGTCCACTGCATCAGCTGATTGCAGGTTGGACTTCCATGTTGGGAGCTTTAATGTGCCTTATATCTTTACTCTACAGTTTAATCCTAGCAACAACCAACTAAGCGTTTccagcatcaccaacgcCACCGGCCCTCACTCGTGGCTCTCATTGTCTCCGGATCAACGTACTCTGTATGCAACGGCTTGGACCGAGCCAATCTCTACCATTGCGGCATATCGGTCCGTCGACTCAGGCGACGCGTTGCAGTTGCTGGGTTCCAAACCAGTCCGAAACAAGCCGGGCTATGTCAGCTGTTCCGATACTCATATTTACTGCGTAGGGGGCAATACCGGAGAGGTGTTCAGGGTCGACAGAAACGGTGGGATAGGGGATTTGGTTCAGGAACTTGACTTCGCGATTGATGAGGAACATGAGAAACCGGACACGGGGGCCAGTCGGCATTCAGTGCCCCACGGAGATTTCGGCGGCCTTCGCCATGGTGCACATGGGTGCGACCTCAGTCACGATGAGAAGGCATTATTCGTGGCAGATATCGGTAGAAACTGCACGTGGAGTTTCTCGGTGAACAAAACTGAGAAACTCGTACTTCAAGACCAGCAGAAACATGTTGCCCCCAGGGCTGATGATGGGCCACGGCACGTTTGGCCACACCCCAATGGAAAAGTATTGTATGTTGTTCAAGAGCACAGCAGCATTGTTGACGTTTTTTATATACAAAGGGACCGGGCTGGGGTTGTAAAGAGTCTGAATCACGCCCACGGTGCCAgcctcttgccagagggagAATGTGCTGCGCATTATTGGGCCGACGAGGTCCGACTCTCAACAGAATCGAACCCAAGGTATTTGTTTGCTTCCACCAGGGGTCTCGAAAGTCACACAAACGGCTACGTCTGTGTGTTTGGGCTGAATCAAAATGGTACTCTGACCCAGACGGTTGCCATTGATATTTGGGAAACACCAACTAGTGGTGGGATTGCAAATGCAATCGAGCCGGCGCCGTGGTCAACAAGGGTCTCGCAAGCGTGTCCATCAAAACACTTCATAGCCATGACTGACAGCGAAGCTTGCAAAGTCTTCATTCTCAGTTTTGACGGAAAGACAATATGCATGGTAAATTCCACCGTCCTAGAAGTACCTATGCGCAACCAGGTTGGTCAAAAGATGCTCGCACAACCAGCCACGGCAATTTGGGTTCGACCGAAGGCATGA